In Kitasatospora sp. NA04385, a single genomic region encodes these proteins:
- a CDS encoding aldo/keto reductase yields MNALPTARLGGTDLDITRLGFGAWAIAGSGWSFGWGPQDDADSIATIHRAVAAGINWIDTAPAYGLGHSEEVVGKALAALPASERPYVFTKAGLVWDEPDPFAAPRKLLKPASIRAELEGSLRRLGVERIDLYQAHWPGDGALLTFAPDEDPVTTARHATAVEEYWATLAQLKAEGKVRAIALSNHDTAQLAAAEAVAHVDAIQPQFSLLHRTAAPELAWAHAHGTGSIVYQPLHSGLLTGTFSTERVAALPEDDWRKGAPDFTTGLPANLALVDALRPIAEAHGSTVAAVALAWTLDWPGVTGAIVGARRPEQVDGWIDAGALRLTEDDRAAIAAALTTTGAGTGPIRP; encoded by the coding sequence ATGAACGCTCTGCCCACCGCCCGGCTCGGCGGCACCGACCTCGACATCACCCGGCTCGGCTTCGGCGCCTGGGCGATCGCCGGGAGCGGCTGGAGCTTCGGCTGGGGACCGCAGGACGACGCCGACTCGATCGCCACCATCCACCGGGCCGTGGCGGCCGGGATCAACTGGATCGACACCGCCCCCGCGTACGGCCTCGGGCACTCCGAGGAGGTGGTCGGCAAGGCCCTCGCCGCGCTCCCCGCGTCCGAACGCCCGTACGTCTTCACCAAGGCGGGCCTGGTCTGGGACGAGCCCGACCCGTTCGCCGCCCCGCGCAAGCTGCTCAAGCCCGCCAGCATCCGCGCCGAACTGGAGGGTTCGCTGCGCCGCCTGGGCGTCGAGCGGATCGACCTCTACCAGGCGCACTGGCCCGGCGACGGCGCGCTGCTCACCTTCGCCCCCGACGAGGACCCGGTCACCACGGCCCGGCACGCCACCGCCGTGGAGGAGTACTGGGCGACGCTGGCCCAACTGAAGGCGGAGGGCAAGGTCCGGGCGATCGCGCTGTCCAACCACGACACCGCGCAGCTGGCCGCCGCCGAGGCGGTCGCGCACGTCGACGCCATCCAGCCGCAGTTCAGCCTGCTGCACCGGACGGCCGCCCCCGAACTGGCCTGGGCGCACGCCCACGGCACCGGCTCGATCGTCTACCAGCCGCTCCACTCCGGGCTGCTGACCGGTACCTTCAGCACCGAGCGGGTCGCCGCGCTGCCCGAGGACGACTGGCGCAAGGGCGCCCCGGACTTCACCACCGGCCTGCCCGCCAACCTCGCCCTGGTCGACGCCCTGCGCCCGATCGCCGAGGCGCACGGCAGCACGGTCGCCGCCGTCGCGCTCGCCTGGACGCTGGACTGGCCCGGCGTCACCGGCGCGATCGTCGGCGCCCGCCGCCCCGAGCAGGTCGACGGCTGGATCGACGCCGGCGCGCTGCGGCTGACCGAGGACGACCGGGCGGCGATCGCCGCCGCGCTCACCACCACCGGCGCCGGGACGGGCCCGATCCGTCCGTGA
- a CDS encoding LodA/GoxA family CTQ-dependent oxidase, which produces MTDDISYAKIHPAIGVARLGNSAHPDGWFYGPETPEPAPVTPGAHKDDTGAIKRQAARFRIYGYDAGGRVVRELTTAEAGVDIEWAVHVANRKSAWYNFDLAFDIPDMQGMQSARRNPKQTDRARLVIDPGRKTLRAGTGDRVEFTGGTFLGVDVPLGRMHTDDHGRLVLLGGTGTSGAPGGEELHSFGNNDGWYDDTSDGPVTATLTLGGRDVPVKGAWVAVAPPNYAPDVKTLRTLWDLLHDLFLQQGTVPPDPEVTFERDVLPILRRFHELQWVNKGFATHYGFGGPQDFLAPAMLARLGSRAERDRELRRQVYTAMRDHARDGLSPQPWPWFYGDAMASRPKSVLQYMTLSDTQIAHLEAWAKGEFSTDPWPGFPRRLEDAPVADQPGLLDRAALDFCLADAFHPGCEVTWPIRRTTVYEEPFRILHRPADRPEPDYGPDLTTRQALADDGPLHAQGPGDLTRWMAVPWQTDTVSCRSGYESTALPSGRYDPHVPTFWPARVPNHVLTAEDFRIVNQEDGTAHSDEERADAFARRASWLRGLRGEYKEQLARSVREWHDFGIVETRRYTVGDGRFPSTVRVESTPGFPLEGVSPDRNLVTLHVPEPVLGTTTHADLLATTAAHTGYSTDAITVGYVDKLDPFGEESANGGGAEPEGGAA; this is translated from the coding sequence ATGACCGACGACATCTCCTACGCGAAGATCCACCCCGCGATCGGAGTGGCCCGGCTGGGCAACAGCGCCCACCCCGACGGCTGGTTCTACGGCCCCGAGACCCCCGAGCCCGCGCCCGTCACCCCCGGCGCGCACAAGGACGACACCGGCGCGATCAAGCGCCAGGCCGCCAGGTTCCGGATCTACGGCTACGACGCCGGGGGCCGCGTGGTGCGCGAACTCACCACCGCCGAAGCCGGGGTGGACATCGAGTGGGCCGTCCACGTCGCCAACCGGAAGTCCGCCTGGTACAACTTCGACCTCGCCTTCGACATCCCCGACATGCAGGGCATGCAGTCCGCCCGCCGCAACCCCAAGCAGACCGACCGCGCCCGGCTCGTCATCGACCCCGGCCGCAAGACGCTGCGCGCCGGCACCGGAGACCGGGTCGAGTTCACCGGCGGCACCTTCCTCGGCGTCGACGTCCCGCTCGGCCGGATGCACACCGACGACCACGGCCGGCTCGTCCTCCTCGGCGGCACCGGCACCTCCGGCGCCCCCGGCGGCGAGGAGCTCCACTCCTTCGGCAACAACGACGGCTGGTACGACGACACCTCCGACGGCCCCGTCACCGCCACCCTCACCCTCGGCGGCCGCGACGTCCCGGTCAAGGGCGCCTGGGTCGCCGTCGCCCCGCCCAACTACGCCCCCGACGTCAAGACCCTGCGCACCCTGTGGGACCTGCTGCACGACCTCTTCCTCCAGCAGGGCACCGTCCCGCCCGACCCCGAGGTCACCTTCGAACGGGACGTCCTGCCGATCCTGCGGCGCTTCCACGAACTCCAGTGGGTCAACAAGGGGTTCGCCACCCACTACGGCTTCGGCGGCCCGCAGGACTTCCTCGCCCCCGCCATGCTCGCCCGCCTCGGCAGCAGGGCCGAACGCGACCGCGAACTGCGCCGCCAGGTCTACACCGCGATGCGCGACCACGCCCGCGACGGCCTCTCCCCGCAGCCCTGGCCCTGGTTCTACGGCGACGCGATGGCCAGCAGGCCCAAGTCCGTCCTCCAGTACATGACCCTCTCCGACACCCAGATCGCCCACCTCGAAGCCTGGGCCAAGGGTGAGTTCAGCACCGACCCCTGGCCCGGCTTCCCGCGCCGCCTGGAGGACGCCCCCGTCGCCGACCAGCCCGGCCTGCTCGACCGCGCCGCGCTCGACTTCTGCCTCGCCGACGCCTTCCACCCCGGCTGCGAAGTCACCTGGCCGATCCGCCGCACCACCGTGTACGAGGAGCCCTTCCGGATCCTCCACCGCCCCGCCGACCGGCCCGAACCCGACTACGGCCCCGACCTCACCACCCGGCAGGCCCTCGCCGACGACGGCCCCCTGCACGCCCAGGGCCCCGGCGACCTCACCCGCTGGATGGCCGTCCCCTGGCAGACCGACACCGTGAGCTGCCGCTCCGGCTACGAGTCCACCGCCCTCCCGAGCGGCCGCTACGACCCGCACGTCCCCACCTTCTGGCCCGCCCGGGTGCCCAACCACGTCCTCACCGCGGAGGACTTCCGGATCGTCAACCAGGAGGACGGCACCGCCCACTCCGACGAGGAGCGCGCGGACGCCTTCGCCCGCCGGGCCTCCTGGCTGCGCGGCCTGCGCGGTGAGTACAAGGAACAACTCGCCCGGTCGGTGCGGGAGTGGCACGACTTCGGCATCGTCGAGACCCGCCGCTACACCGTGGGCGACGGCCGCTTCCCCTCGACCGTCCGGGTCGAGTCCACCCCCGGCTTCCCGCTCGAAGGCGTCTCGCCCGACCGCAACCTCGTCACCCT
- a CDS encoding helix-turn-helix transcriptional regulator → MNRRADLGAFLRSRRARIRPEEVGLRPFGERRRVPGLRREELAQLAGVSVDYYTRFEQGRAENVSDAVVDAVASALRLDAVETGHLHRLVRPAGAGDRPVAAQRVRPGLRRLMDSMPHTPAYVIGRRTDVLAWNAPMAAMMIDFAALPPARLNKAWLVFCHEELRGRFVDWEAKARDIVAYLRLDLGRHPGDPAYPALIGELSDASPEFRRLWEQQEIRDKTHGTYHLRHPAVGEFTLAYESLTLPGDPDQTLITYTAEEGSPSQAALHVLAERPLAPVGPGSDRP, encoded by the coding sequence ATGAACCGACGAGCCGACCTCGGTGCCTTCCTGCGTTCCCGGCGTGCCCGGATCCGCCCGGAGGAAGTGGGGCTGCGGCCCTTCGGCGAGCGCCGCCGGGTGCCCGGTCTGCGCCGGGAGGAGTTGGCGCAGCTCGCGGGGGTGAGCGTCGACTACTACACCCGCTTCGAGCAGGGCCGGGCCGAGAACGTGTCCGACGCGGTCGTCGACGCCGTCGCCTCGGCGCTGCGGCTGGACGCCGTGGAGACCGGGCACCTGCACCGGCTGGTGCGTCCGGCCGGTGCGGGTGACCGGCCGGTGGCCGCCCAGCGGGTGCGGCCGGGGCTGCGCCGACTGATGGACTCGATGCCGCACACCCCGGCGTACGTGATCGGTCGGCGCACCGACGTGCTGGCCTGGAACGCGCCGATGGCCGCCATGATGATCGACTTCGCCGCGCTGCCGCCCGCGCGGCTCAACAAGGCGTGGCTGGTCTTCTGCCACGAGGAGCTGCGCGGCCGTTTCGTCGACTGGGAGGCCAAGGCCCGCGACATCGTCGCCTACCTGCGCCTGGACCTGGGGCGCCACCCGGGGGACCCGGCGTACCCGGCGCTGATCGGGGAACTGTCGGACGCCAGCCCGGAGTTCCGGCGGTTGTGGGAGCAGCAGGAGATCCGGGACAAGACCCACGGCACCTACCACCTGCGCCACCCCGCGGTCGGCGAGTTCACCCTCGCGTACGAGAGCCTCACCCTGCCCGGGGACCCCGACCAGACGCTGATCACCTACACCGCCGAGGAGGGCTCCCCCTCCCAGGCCGCCCTGCACGTGCTCGCCGAGCGGCCGCTCGCCCCGGTCGGGCCCGGGTCCGACCGTCCCTGA
- a CDS encoding class I SAM-dependent methyltransferase: MNSPIFAGTADYYARYRPVYPDRMLTDLVDLSVGPHGRRLVDLGCGTGEVALPLSASFDTVTAIDIDPDMAAIAERKAAERQIRNVAWTVGAAESLDVPAGSADLVVAGSSFHWMDRELLAGRVRTWLTDSGVFGLLGGGSDVWDERAPWHAVAVRTIREYVGERRRAGNQPFVAAGRHDDYLELAGFVLESRQYTAEKIWTADEIVGYLYSTSFCNPVVLGDRKAAFEAALRDRLRELSPTDSHPETLVFHCMLARPKR, encoded by the coding sequence ATGAACTCGCCGATCTTTGCCGGTACCGCCGATTACTACGCGCGATACCGCCCCGTATATCCCGACCGGATGCTGACCGACCTGGTCGATCTCAGCGTCGGCCCGCACGGACGGCGGCTTGTGGACCTCGGCTGCGGCACCGGCGAGGTCGCCCTGCCCCTGAGCGCGTCGTTCGATACGGTGACGGCGATCGACATCGACCCGGACATGGCCGCCATCGCCGAGCGCAAGGCCGCCGAGCGGCAGATCCGCAACGTCGCGTGGACAGTGGGGGCGGCCGAGTCCCTCGACGTGCCGGCCGGGTCCGCCGATCTCGTAGTCGCGGGATCGTCCTTCCACTGGATGGACCGCGAACTGCTCGCCGGGCGGGTCCGGACCTGGCTGACCGACAGTGGCGTCTTCGGCCTGCTGGGCGGCGGCAGCGACGTATGGGACGAGCGGGCCCCCTGGCACGCCGTCGCGGTGCGCACGATCCGCGAATACGTCGGCGAGCGGCGCCGCGCGGGGAACCAGCCATTCGTCGCGGCGGGCCGCCATGACGACTACCTGGAGTTGGCCGGTTTCGTTTTGGAGTCCCGGCAGTACACCGCCGAGAAGATCTGGACGGCCGACGAGATCGTCGGATATCTCTACTCGACGTCATTCTGCAATCCCGTGGTGCTCGGCGACCGCAAGGCAGCCTTCGAGGCCGCGCTCCGGGACCGGCTCCGGGAGTTGTCCCCGACTGACTCGCATCCGGAGACGCTTGTTTTCCACTGCATGCTCGCCCGGCCGAAGCGTTAG
- a CDS encoding DUF4352 domain-containing protein, with amino-acid sequence MRRVATLLASSLLVTACTSTAHVTTTPNSPTTVASDPDVPTSSPSASASASTSTSASSSASVSPSASAATASVGSTIALKGMNDGEACDVTVVKVVDPAKPKDQYSSPEAGTRFVAVQFRLANTGTASYSDSPGNGAQVVDTEGQRFTDTYQETAAGPSFSGSVAIAPGDSALGFVTFEVPASSRVAKVQFSLNSGLADSIGQWTVS; translated from the coding sequence ATGCGCCGTGTCGCGACCCTCCTGGCCTCCTCGCTGCTGGTGACCGCTTGCACCAGCACCGCCCACGTCACCACCACCCCGAACAGTCCGACCACGGTCGCCTCCGACCCCGACGTCCCCACGTCGTCCCCATCCGCGTCCGCATCCGCGTCCACATCCACGTCCGCCTCCTCTTCGGCCTCCGTCTCCCCTTCGGCCTCCGCGGCCACCGCCTCGGTCGGCAGCACCATCGCGCTGAAGGGGATGAACGACGGCGAGGCGTGCGACGTGACGGTGGTCAAGGTCGTCGACCCGGCCAAGCCGAAGGACCAGTACTCCTCCCCCGAGGCCGGAACCCGGTTCGTCGCCGTGCAGTTCCGGCTGGCGAACACCGGGACGGCCTCCTACAGCGACAGCCCCGGCAACGGTGCGCAGGTGGTCGACACCGAGGGCCAGCGCTTCACCGACACCTACCAGGAGACCGCGGCGGGCCCCTCGTTCTCCGGGTCGGTGGCGATCGCCCCGGGTGACAGCGCCCTGGGGTTCGTCACCTTCGAGGTCCCCGCCTCCTCCCGGGTCGCCAAGGTCCAGTTCTCGCTGAACAGCGGCCTCGCCGACAGCATCGGGCAGTGGACCGTCTCCTGA
- a CDS encoding penicillin acylase family protein has product MPAAPLPRRLRSATLAVLASAALLLGALTAQPSAAAAAGPAPTAGDPCLGQCQDVLTAGENGHATLAGILLHQSVGTRPTHSADQVDEYDALLHDYSGLTPDQLSAYFNDASFGVPAGQVESTSTPRAGVTITRDKATGTPHVKGVTRSDTEFGAGYAAGQDRLWLIDVLRHVGRGQLSSFAGGAPGNRALEQSLWAVAPYTEADLQQQIDRVRASGPRGAQAWQDVQDYVAGLNAFAAADVAANNYPGEYVLTGHGSTIEPFTVTDVVAISSVIGAIFGSGGGGEVGNALARIALRQQYGTEAGDRAYAAWRAGDDPEATPTVHDGTSFPYAASPANPVGTALPDPGSVTELSHAANGTGTGTAAVAATGTSAGAEGVLPADLITAKKGMSNALLVSGAHTASGHPVAVFGPQTGYYAPQILMVQELDGPGLRSRGASFPGLSFYVEIGRGLDYAWSATSANQDITDTFAVDLCEPGGGTPSTSSRGYLLDGACTPFERLTKHNAWQPTTADSTAAGAYDLVTLRSAYGLVTHTGTVGGRPVAYTALRSTYRHEVDSVIGFQQFNDPAAITSAAAFQRAAQDVGYTFNWFYADADHTAYYNSGTEPLRAPGTDPDLPVLAQGAYTWQGWDRAANTSAVEPPARHAQSTDQDYYVSWNNKQAPGLTSAWGNGAVHRADLLDSRVKALVQRGGVTRTDLVKAMEDAANVDLRAERVLPELLAVLDSAPVTDPAAAGAVAKLRAWAGSGSHRREASKGAGTYTDAEAIRILDAWWPLLVEGEFRPGLGDGAWRALTAVAPINETPSGGQLGGTSGGGDIAAGEAHKGSAFQHGWWSYVDKDLRTVLGRSVSGPLDRAYCGGGTLGACRQVLLTTLAQAVATPAATTYPADKYCAAGDQLCADSIVHRAMGGITVPRIAWQNRPTYQQVVEFPARRTDDLTNLARGATATASDYQDAIVVAYPPKQAVDGNTGTRWASKTVATAWLNVDLGSVRKVGRVVLDWSDQYATSYRIDVSTDGTAWRTVYATTADRGGLENRSFTPVDARHVRVVMLARGTDNRYSLNEVGVYGK; this is encoded by the coding sequence GTGCCCGCTGCCCCCCTCCCCCGCCGACTGCGTTCGGCCACCCTCGCCGTGCTCGCCTCCGCCGCGCTGCTGCTCGGCGCGCTCACCGCCCAGCCGTCCGCCGCGGCGGCCGCCGGGCCCGCCCCCACCGCCGGGGACCCGTGCCTGGGCCAGTGCCAGGACGTCCTGACGGCCGGGGAGAACGGCCACGCCACGCTGGCCGGAATCCTGCTGCACCAGAGCGTGGGCACCCGCCCGACGCACTCGGCCGACCAGGTCGACGAGTACGACGCGCTGCTGCACGACTACAGCGGCCTGACGCCCGACCAGCTGTCCGCCTACTTCAACGACGCCTCGTTCGGGGTGCCCGCCGGGCAGGTGGAGAGCACCAGCACGCCGCGCGCCGGGGTGACCATCACCCGGGACAAGGCGACCGGGACGCCGCACGTCAAGGGCGTCACCCGTTCCGACACCGAGTTCGGCGCCGGGTACGCGGCCGGGCAGGACCGGCTCTGGCTGATCGACGTGCTGCGGCACGTGGGGCGCGGGCAGCTGTCCTCGTTCGCGGGCGGCGCGCCGGGCAACCGGGCGCTGGAGCAGAGCCTGTGGGCGGTCGCCCCCTACACCGAGGCGGACCTCCAGCAGCAGATCGACCGGGTGCGGGCGTCCGGGCCGCGCGGCGCGCAGGCCTGGCAGGACGTGCAGGACTACGTGGCGGGCCTGAACGCCTTCGCGGCGGCCGACGTGGCCGCGAACAACTACCCGGGCGAGTACGTGCTGACCGGGCACGGCTCGACCATCGAACCGTTCACGGTCACCGACGTGGTGGCGATCTCCTCGGTGATCGGGGCGATCTTCGGCAGCGGTGGCGGCGGCGAGGTCGGCAACGCGCTGGCCCGGATCGCGCTGCGCCAGCAGTACGGCACCGAGGCGGGCGACCGGGCGTACGCGGCCTGGCGGGCCGGGGACGACCCGGAGGCGACGCCCACCGTGCACGACGGCACCTCCTTCCCGTACGCGGCCTCCCCCGCGAACCCGGTGGGCACCGCGCTGCCGGACCCGGGGTCGGTCACCGAGCTGTCGCACGCCGCCAACGGCACCGGGACCGGAACCGCGGCGGTCGCGGCCACCGGCACGTCGGCCGGCGCCGAGGGGGTGCTGCCCGCCGACCTGATCACCGCGAAGAAGGGCATGTCCAACGCCCTGCTGGTGTCCGGCGCGCACACCGCCTCCGGGCACCCGGTCGCCGTGTTCGGCCCGCAGACCGGCTACTACGCGCCGCAGATCCTGATGGTGCAGGAGCTGGACGGGCCGGGCCTGCGCAGCCGGGGCGCGTCCTTCCCGGGCCTGAGCTTCTACGTGGAGATCGGCCGCGGCCTGGACTACGCGTGGAGCGCGACCTCCGCCAACCAGGACATCACCGACACCTTCGCGGTCGACCTGTGCGAGCCGGGCGGCGGCACCCCCTCCACCTCCTCGCGCGGCTACCTGCTGGACGGCGCCTGCACCCCGTTCGAGCGGTTGACCAAGCACAACGCCTGGCAGCCGACCACCGCGGACTCCACCGCGGCGGGCGCCTACGACCTGGTGACGCTGCGTTCGGCGTACGGGCTGGTCACCCACACCGGGACGGTCGGCGGGCGGCCGGTGGCGTACACCGCGCTGCGCTCCACCTACCGGCACGAGGTGGACTCGGTGATCGGCTTCCAGCAGTTCAACGACCCGGCGGCGATCACCTCGGCGGCGGCGTTCCAGCGCGCCGCGCAGGACGTCGGCTACACCTTCAACTGGTTCTACGCGGACGCCGACCACACCGCGTACTACAACTCCGGCACCGAGCCGCTGCGCGCCCCCGGGACCGACCCCGACCTGCCGGTCCTGGCGCAGGGCGCCTACACCTGGCAGGGCTGGGACCGGGCCGCCAACACCTCCGCGGTCGAGCCGCCGGCCCGGCACGCGCAGTCCACCGACCAGGACTACTACGTCAGTTGGAACAACAAGCAGGCGCCGGGCCTCACCTCGGCCTGGGGCAACGGCGCGGTGCACCGGGCCGACCTGCTGGACTCCCGGGTGAAGGCGCTGGTGCAGCGCGGCGGCGTCACCCGCACCGACCTGGTCAAGGCGATGGAGGACGCCGCCAACGTCGACCTGCGGGCCGAGCGGGTGCTGCCCGAGCTGCTCGCGGTGCTGGACTCGGCGCCGGTCACCGACCCCGCCGCGGCCGGCGCGGTCGCGAAACTGCGGGCCTGGGCGGGCAGCGGCTCGCACCGGCGGGAGGCGAGCAAGGGTGCGGGCACGTACACCGACGCGGAGGCGATCCGGATCCTGGACGCCTGGTGGCCGCTGCTGGTGGAGGGCGAGTTCCGGCCCGGCCTGGGCGACGGGGCGTGGCGGGCGCTGACCGCCGTCGCGCCGATCAACGAGACGCCCTCGGGCGGGCAGCTGGGCGGGACGTCCGGCGGCGGCGACATCGCGGCGGGCGAGGCGCACAAGGGCTCGGCGTTCCAGCACGGCTGGTGGTCGTACGTCGACAAGGACCTGCGCACGGTGCTCGGCCGCTCCGTCTCCGGCCCGCTGGACCGGGCGTACTGCGGCGGCGGCACGCTCGGCGCCTGCCGGCAGGTCCTGCTGACCACCCTCGCCCAGGCGGTGGCCACCCCGGCGGCCACCACGTACCCGGCCGACAAGTACTGCGCGGCGGGCGACCAGCTGTGCGCCGACTCGATCGTGCACCGGGCGATGGGCGGCATCACCGTGCCGCGGATCGCCTGGCAGAACCGGCCCACCTACCAGCAGGTGGTGGAGTTCCCGGCCCGCCGCACCGACGACCTGACCAACCTGGCCCGCGGCGCCACCGCCACCGCCTCCGACTACCAGGACGCGATCGTGGTGGCCTACCCGCCCAAGCAGGCCGTCGACGGCAACACCGGCACCCGCTGGGCGTCCAAGACGGTGGCCACCGCCTGGCTGAACGTCGACCTGGGCAGCGTCCGCAAGGTCGGCCGGGTGGTCCTGGACTGGTCCGACCAGTACGCCACCTCCTACCGGATCGACGTCTCCACCGACGGCACCGCCTGGCGCACCGTCTACGCCACCACCGCCGACCGCGGCGGCCTGGAGAACCGCTCCTTCACCCCGGTCGACGCCCGGCACGTGCGGGTGGTGATGCTGGCCCGCGGCACCGACAACCGCTACTCGCTGAACGAGGTGGGCGTGTACGGGAAGTGA
- a CDS encoding PRC-barrel domain containing protein, with protein sequence MSDGMWGYEKAAGYAPGVDLTGYRVEATDGHIGKVDKHSYEAEDGYIVVDTGPWIFGRAVLLPAGVIQRIDEEAKTVWVDRAKEEIKDSPEYHREAHAHDADYRRGVGGYYGTGGL encoded by the coding sequence GTGAGCGACGGCATGTGGGGTTACGAGAAGGCCGCGGGCTACGCCCCGGGCGTCGACCTGACCGGCTACCGGGTCGAGGCCACCGACGGGCACATCGGCAAGGTCGACAAGCACTCCTACGAGGCCGAGGACGGCTACATCGTGGTCGACACCGGCCCGTGGATCTTCGGCCGCGCCGTACTGCTCCCGGCGGGCGTCATCCAGCGGATCGACGAGGAGGCCAAGACGGTCTGGGTCGACCGCGCCAAGGAGGAGATCAAGGACTCCCCCGAGTACCACCGCGAGGCGCACGCCCACGACGCCGACTACCGCCGCGGCGTGGGCGGTTACTACGGCACCGGCGGCCTGTGA
- a CDS encoding ABC transporter ATP-binding protein, producing MTTPLLTVRDLTVDFDGRPAVRGVDLDLHRGETLGLVGESGSGKSVTALAVLGLLPATARTGGSVRLDGRELVGLPARQLAAVRGRRIAMVFQDPLSAFTPVHRIGDQIAEAVRIHQDVGRTAARKRAADLLDLVGIPDPARALDAFPHEFSGGMRQRAMIAMAVANDPDVLLADEPTTALDVTIQAQVLDVLRTARRETGAALVLVSHDLGVIAGSADRVAVMYAGRIVETAPVDELFAAPRHPYTLGLIGAVPRLDGRGGPLVPIPGRPPAAGEPARPGCAFADRCPLAEDRCRTAEPPLTGTGVGAGAGAGVDTSAGVGAGTGDHLAACVRADHLAATRPAPAEVYPVPVLPAAVPRPRAARDSVLAVRGLTRSFPRRGGPLRRRAGEVHAVDGVDLDIRQGETLGLVGESGSGKSTTLYEILRLAAPQGGRIELLGRDTATLDRAAVRRLRSRVQMVFQDPAASLDPRMPVGDALAEPLLAQRTPGAEARRRVPELLRQVGLDPAHADRYPHEFSGGQRQRISIARALAVRPDLLVLDEPVSALDVSVQAGVLNLLQQLKAELGLAYLFVSHDLSVVRHLADRVSVMYLGRTVETGTAARVLGRPRHPYTRALLAAVPLPDPAAERARPRLLLAGDPPSPAERHLGCPFRTRCPVHAALAPAQRDRCATEAPPALPAAPGVDHTAACHYPDHPA from the coding sequence ATGACCACCCCGCTGCTCACCGTCCGCGACCTCACCGTCGACTTCGACGGCCGCCCGGCGGTCCGCGGCGTCGACCTCGACCTGCACCGGGGCGAGACCCTCGGCCTGGTCGGCGAGTCCGGCTCCGGCAAGTCCGTCACCGCGCTCGCCGTCCTCGGCCTGCTGCCCGCCACCGCCCGCACCGGCGGCTCCGTCCGCCTGGACGGGCGCGAACTGGTCGGCCTGCCCGCCCGGCAGCTCGCCGCCGTCCGGGGCCGCCGCATCGCCATGGTCTTCCAGGACCCGCTGTCCGCCTTCACCCCCGTGCACCGGATCGGCGACCAGATCGCCGAAGCCGTCCGGATCCACCAGGACGTCGGCCGCACCGCCGCCCGCAAGCGCGCCGCCGACCTGCTCGACCTGGTCGGCATCCCCGACCCGGCCCGCGCCCTGGACGCCTTCCCGCACGAGTTCTCCGGCGGCATGCGCCAACGCGCCATGATCGCCATGGCGGTGGCCAACGACCCCGACGTGCTGCTCGCCGACGAACCCACCACCGCGCTCGACGTCACCATCCAGGCCCAGGTCCTCGACGTGCTGCGCACCGCCCGGCGGGAGACCGGCGCCGCCCTCGTCCTGGTCAGCCACGACCTCGGGGTGATCGCGGGCAGCGCCGACCGGGTCGCCGTCATGTACGCCGGACGGATCGTCGAGACCGCCCCCGTCGACGAGCTGTTCGCCGCGCCCCGCCACCCCTACACCCTCGGCCTGATCGGCGCCGTCCCCCGGCTCGACGGCCGGGGCGGCCCGCTCGTCCCGATCCCCGGCCGCCCGCCCGCCGCCGGTGAACCCGCCCGCCCCGGCTGCGCGTTCGCCGACCGCTGCCCGCTCGCCGAGGACCGCTGCCGCACCGCCGAACCCCCGCTCACGGGCACGGGTGTGGGTGCGGGTGCGGGTGCGGGCGTGGATACCAGTGCCGGCGTGGGCGCGGGCACCGGCGACCACCTCGCCGCCTGCGTCCGCGCCGACCACCTCGCCGCCACCCGGCCCGCCCCCGCCGAGGTCTACCCCGTCCCGGTGCTGCCCGCCGCCGTTCCCCGGCCGCGCGCCGCCCGGGACAGCGTCCTCGCCGTCCGCGGCCTCACCCGCAGCTTCCCCCGCCGCGGCGGCCCGCTGCGCCGCCGGGCGGGCGAGGTGCACGCCGTCGACGGCGTCGACCTCGACATCCGGCAGGGCGAGACGCTCGGCCTGGTTGGCGAGTCCGGCTCCGGCAAGTCCACCACCCTGTACGAGATCCTGCGGCTGGCCGCCCCGCAGGGCGGCCGGATCGAACTCCTCGGCCGGGACACCGCCACCCTCGACCGGGCCGCCGTCCGGCGGCTGCGCTCCCGGGTCCAGATGGTCTTCCAGGACCCGGCGGCCTCCCTCGACCCGCGGATGCCGGTCGGCGACGCGCTCGCCGAACCCCTGCTCGCCCAGCGCACCCCCGGGGCGGAGGCCCGCCGCCGCGTCCCCGAACTGCTGCGCCAGGTCGGCCTCGACCCCGCGCACGCCGACCGCTACCCGCACGAGTTCTCCGGCGGCCAGCGCCAGCGCATCTCCATCGCCCGCGCCCTCGCCGTCCGCCCCGACCTGCTGGTCCTGGACGAACCCGTCTCCGCCCTCGACGTCTCCGTCCAGGCCGGCGTGCTCAACCTGCTCCAGCAGCTCAAGGCCGAACTCGGCCTCGCCTACCTGTTCGTCTCCCACGACCTCTCCGTGGTGCGCCACCTCGCCGACCGGGTCTCCGTCATGTACCTCGGCCGCACCGTCGAGACCGGCACCGCCGCCCGCGTCCTCGGCCGCCCCCGCCACCCCTACACCCGCGCCCTGCTCGCCGCCGTCCCGCTCCCCGACCCGGCCGCCGAACGGGCCCGCCCCCGCCTGCTGCTGGCCGGCGACCCGCCCTCCCCGGCCGAGCGCCACCTCGGCTGCCCCTTCCGCACCCGCTGCCCCGTCCACGCCGCCCTCGCCCCCGCACAGCGCGACCGCTGCGCCACCGAGGCACCCCCCGCCCTGCCCGCGGCCCCGGGCGTCGACCACACCGCGGCCTGCCACTACCCGGACCACCCGGCCTGA